A DNA window from Desulfovibrio oxyclinae DSM 11498 contains the following coding sequences:
- a CDS encoding metallophosphoesterase family protein, translated as MYWIAFGDVHESTAAMADIPGIREAAGVIVTGDLTNCGGKTQAGRVLEAIRALNPVIHAQPGNMDTQEVTRFLEESGVMLHRQVRELAPDLCLIGVGYSTPTPFNTPGEVPETDIAAWLDELDEASAGYSHRILAIHEPPGESKLDVVGGGQHVGSAAVRSFIDKARLDLVITGHIHEAKGRDDIGGTPVFNPGMVAGGGFVRIEFADGKVAATLESV; from the coding sequence ATGTACTGGATCGCATTCGGCGACGTGCATGAGAGCACGGCGGCCATGGCGGACATCCCCGGCATACGCGAAGCCGCCGGGGTCATCGTCACCGGCGACCTGACCAACTGCGGCGGCAAAACGCAGGCTGGGCGGGTGCTGGAGGCCATCCGCGCGCTCAACCCGGTCATCCACGCCCAACCGGGCAACATGGATACGCAGGAAGTTACGCGCTTTCTGGAGGAATCCGGCGTGATGCTGCACCGTCAGGTGCGCGAGCTCGCCCCGGATCTGTGCCTGATAGGCGTCGGCTATTCCACGCCCACGCCCTTCAACACGCCCGGCGAGGTCCCCGAAACGGACATCGCCGCGTGGCTCGACGAGCTGGACGAAGCCAGCGCCGGTTACAGCCACCGCATTCTCGCCATTCACGAACCGCCGGGCGAGAGCAAGCTGGACGTGGTCGGCGGCGGGCAGCACGTGGGTAGCGCCGCGGTGCGAAGCTTCATCGACAAGGCGCGGCTCGACCTGGTGATCACCGGGCATATCCATGAAGCCAAGGGACGCGACGACATCGGCGGCACGCCGGTCTTCAACCCGGGCATGGTGGCCGGTGGCGGATTCGTGCGCATCGAATTTGCCGACGGAAAGGTCGCGGCCACGCTGGAGAGCGTCTAG
- a CDS encoding 23S rRNA (pseudouridine(1915)-N(3))-methyltransferase RlmH — protein sequence MAAGRINFIWVGKLKKKFYADGCAHYHKKLSRFYKLDERVVRDGPGKLPAPERNAKEGEGILAKAGKNDLLVVLDEHGEQTMSRGFAKLLTRWTDMPGVEPTFVIGGPFGLSDEVKAAARHTMRLSDMTLPHELARLMLMEQLYRAACIQKGIPYHHD from the coding sequence GTGGCGGCTGGTCGCATCAATTTCATATGGGTGGGCAAGCTCAAGAAAAAGTTCTACGCCGACGGCTGCGCTCACTACCATAAAAAACTTTCGCGCTTTTATAAACTGGACGAGCGCGTGGTGCGTGACGGACCGGGGAAGCTTCCCGCGCCGGAACGCAATGCCAAAGAAGGCGAAGGGATTCTCGCCAAAGCTGGCAAGAACGACCTGCTGGTGGTGCTCGACGAACATGGCGAGCAGACCATGTCGCGCGGGTTTGCCAAGCTGCTGACCCGCTGGACCGACATGCCCGGCGTGGAGCCAACCTTCGTCATCGGCGGTCCCTTCGGGCTTTCGGATGAGGTGAAGGCAGCGGCAAGACACACCATGCGTCTTTCGGACATGACCCTGCCGCACGAGCTGGCCCGGCTCATGCTCATGGAACAGCTCTACCGGGCCGCCTGCATCCAGAAAGGCATCCCCTACCATCACGACTAG
- a CDS encoding iron-containing alcohol dehydrogenase yields the protein MDSREKAKQLLTEFKGDTYSYGLGVYEELARHTAELGKRALFVGRLASPWFAPLRERALKALADAGVEVVGECRGAYPNAPLEDVYRMHSHIMHKKPDVIVTVDGGSGIDAVKSAVVLAALGDVEPEIDPFFGMGKVAEALEKHGRTLLPTVSVMLAASSAAHLTKYSNVTDNINGQKYLVIDEAVTPTRAVFDYEVTSTQPASLTQDGAFDGIGHCVEVYFGAGPETEEKCAEICEAGVDLVIRGLLALTDNPDDKEARMDLGLGTDLGGQAIMVGGTSGPHLNSFSLVDVVSHGRACALMEPYYTVFFAPAIEHKVRRVGEIYRKHGLITEDLAALSGRELGEAVARGMRELSLRVGFPEKLSDLPNMTREHITRCLEAAKNPALESKLKNMPVPLNADLVDEYMGPVLEAGYTGDFSVIKNM from the coding sequence ATGGACTCCAGAGAGAAAGCCAAACAACTGCTGACCGAATTCAAGGGCGACACTTACAGCTACGGCCTCGGCGTGTACGAGGAACTGGCGCGCCATACTGCGGAGCTGGGCAAGCGGGCCCTGTTCGTTGGACGCCTCGCCAGCCCGTGGTTCGCTCCGCTTCGCGAGCGCGCCCTCAAGGCACTGGCCGATGCGGGTGTTGAAGTGGTGGGCGAATGCCGCGGCGCATACCCCAACGCGCCGCTTGAAGATGTCTACCGCATGCACTCGCACATCATGCACAAGAAGCCCGACGTCATCGTGACCGTGGACGGCGGTTCCGGTATCGACGCCGTGAAGTCCGCCGTGGTTCTCGCGGCTCTCGGCGACGTGGAGCCGGAGATCGACCCGTTCTTCGGCATGGGCAAGGTGGCCGAGGCGCTTGAAAAGCACGGCCGCACACTGCTGCCCACGGTGTCCGTGATGCTCGCCGCAAGCTCCGCCGCACATCTGACCAAGTATTCCAACGTCACCGACAACATCAACGGCCAGAAATATCTGGTCATCGACGAAGCGGTGACGCCCACGCGTGCGGTGTTCGACTACGAAGTGACCTCCACGCAGCCCGCAAGCCTGACGCAGGACGGCGCCTTCGACGGCATCGGCCACTGCGTGGAAGTGTATTTCGGCGCGGGGCCGGAGACAGAGGAAAAGTGCGCTGAGATCTGCGAAGCCGGCGTGGACCTCGTCATTCGCGGCCTGCTCGCGCTGACCGATAATCCCGACGACAAGGAAGCACGCATGGACCTCGGCCTCGGCACCGACCTCGGCGGTCAGGCCATCATGGTCGGCGGCACCAGCGGCCCGCACCTCAACAGCTTTTCCCTCGTGGACGTGGTCTCTCACGGCCGGGCCTGCGCCCTGATGGAGCCGTACTACACCGTGTTCTTCGCTCCGGCCATCGAGCACAAGGTGCGCCGCGTGGGTGAAATCTACCGCAAGCACGGCCTCATCACCGAAGATCTTGCTGCCCTGAGTGGTCGCGAACTGGGCGAAGCCGTTGCCAGAGGCATGCGCGAACTGAGCCTTCGGGTGGGCTTTCCTGAAAAGCTCAGCGACCTGCCTAACATGACCCGTGAGCACATCACGCGTTGCCTCGAAGCCGCCAAGAATCCGGCGCTCGAATCCAAGCTCAAGAACATGCCCGTGCCCCTGAACGCCGACCTCGTCGACGAGTACATGGGACCGGTGCTCGAAGCCGGTTACACCGGCGACTTCTCCGTCATCAAGAACATGTAA